Proteins encoded in a region of the Mesoflavibacter profundi genome:
- a CDS encoding T9SS type B sorting domain-containing protein, whose protein sequence is MKNLLFSLNLLFTLVIFGQNQANNWYFGQNAGLNFSSGNPVALTDGALNTPEGCSTISDSTGNLLFYTDGIDVWNKNHNLMPNGSGLLGASSSTQSGIIVPHPGDNNLYYVFSLAEIAGPNGLRYSLVDMSLDSGLGDVVVAQKNVLLYTPTSEKISAIKHSNGNDIWVVTHEGNSNKFVSYLVTNSGIIMIPVVTELGHSPIDVYDNIGAMKISPDGTKIAVVYSSEVLELFEFNTTTGKLSNNIQITDFNQGLSLSYIYGVEFSSNSKYLYVSESQDGIIQFDVSSFNYNDILNSRYDIATNGMSFGDLPHSALQLGPDKKIYVAHFNNEYLGVINNPNSPGNQVDYEYNGVFLEGGISKAGLPPFIQSFFYSYIEVADSCLGDSTAFSINGSQNFDSVLWDLGDGTISTQQSLDHLYSASGTYQVELTIVDGTDIITQTKEVTVHDLPEANIPTDIILCSNVLGDPLDLTSQNQLILGNQSNLEFDITYHLSYQDAEDGLNAILSPFQTEQSETTIYARLFNLNNSKCNSITQFQIKYENSPEFELYENWYLCEGQNVTISLSNNFDSYLWSTGEVSNSITLEATGEYWVEVSNIYGNLICTETKFFNVIISQVAQINSVEISDWTNNDNTISIEVEGLGDYLYSIDGINYQESNLFSNVKHGDLTVYVKDKYNCGTVTKDVFLLYYPRFFTPNGDGFNDNWLIKSLETESDYTIDIFDRYGVLIKQLNSQDNFWDGTFNGFKMNSDDYWFVLTLLNGNMYRGHFALKR, encoded by the coding sequence ATGAAAAATCTGCTTTTTTCACTAAATTTATTATTTACACTAGTAATATTTGGTCAAAATCAAGCAAATAATTGGTATTTTGGTCAAAATGCTGGTCTTAATTTTAGTTCCGGTAACCCAGTCGCTCTTACAGATGGAGCATTAAATACTCCCGAAGGATGTTCTACAATTTCGGATAGTACTGGAAATCTATTGTTTTATACAGACGGCATAGATGTGTGGAATAAAAACCATAATTTAATGCCTAATGGTTCTGGTTTGCTTGGAGCTAGTTCTAGCACTCAATCAGGAATTATTGTTCCTCATCCTGGTGATAACAACTTATATTATGTCTTTTCTTTAGCAGAAATAGCTGGACCTAATGGGTTGAGGTATAGTTTGGTAGATATGTCACTAGATTCTGGATTAGGAGATGTAGTAGTTGCACAAAAAAATGTGCTGTTGTATACACCAACTTCTGAAAAAATTTCTGCTATAAAACATAGTAATGGTAATGATATTTGGGTTGTTACTCATGAAGGGAATTCAAATAAATTTGTAAGTTACCTAGTTACAAACAGTGGAATAATCATGATTCCAGTGGTAACAGAATTAGGTCACTCACCAATAGATGTATATGACAATATAGGTGCAATGAAAATTTCTCCTGATGGAACAAAAATAGCTGTAGTATATTCATCTGAAGTTTTAGAGTTGTTTGAGTTTAACACGACAACAGGAAAGCTAAGTAATAATATTCAAATAACAGATTTTAATCAAGGTTTATCATTAAGTTATATTTATGGAGTAGAGTTTTCTTCTAATAGTAAATATTTATATGTTTCAGAATCTCAAGATGGAATAATTCAATTTGATGTGTCCAGTTTTAATTATAATGATATTTTAAATTCTAGATACGATATTGCTACAAATGGGATGTCATTTGGAGACTTGCCTCATAGTGCATTACAACTAGGTCCAGATAAAAAAATATATGTTGCTCATTTTAATAATGAGTATTTAGGTGTGATCAATAATCCTAATTCTCCGGGTAATCAAGTGGATTATGAATATAACGGAGTTTTTCTTGAAGGTGGTATATCTAAAGCTGGTTTGCCTCCTTTTATTCAGTCATTTTTTTATTCTTATATAGAAGTGGCAGATAGTTGTTTGGGTGATAGTACAGCATTTTCTATCAACGGAAGCCAAAATTTTGATTCTGTTTTATGGGATTTAGGAGATGGAACAATTTCAACTCAACAATCTTTAGATCATTTGTATAGCGCTTCTGGTACTTATCAAGTAGAACTTACTATAGTAGATGGTACAGATATAATTACGCAAACAAAAGAGGTAACAGTACATGATCTTCCAGAAGCAAACATTCCAACAGATATTATTTTATGTTCAAATGTTTTAGGAGATCCTTTAGATCTCACTTCTCAAAACCAACTTATTTTAGGAAATCAATCAAATTTAGAATTTGATATAACCTATCATTTAAGTTATCAGGATGCAGAGGATGGTTTAAATGCTATTTTGTCACCATTTCAAACTGAGCAAAGTGAAACAACAATTTATGCTAGATTGTTTAATTTAAATAATTCAAAATGTAATTCTATTACTCAATTTCAAATAAAGTATGAGAATAGTCCTGAATTTGAGTTGTACGAAAATTGGTATTTGTGTGAAGGGCAAAATGTTACAATTTCTTTATCTAATAATTTTGATAGTTATTTGTGGTCAACTGGAGAAGTGTCAAATTCTATAACCTTGGAAGCTACTGGTGAATACTGGGTAGAGGTTTCTAATATATATGGTAATTTAATCTGTACAGAAACAAAATTTTTTAACGTTATAATTTCACAAGTTGCACAAATTAATAGTGTTGAGATAAGTGATTGGACCAATAATGATAATACTATATCGATAGAAGTAGAAGGGTTAGGAGATTATTTATATTCTATTGATGGAATAAACTATCAAGAAAGTAATCTTTTTTCTAATGTAAAACATGGGGATTTAACGGTTTATGTTAAAGATAAATATAATTGTGGAACCGTAACTAAAGATGTTTTTTTGCTTTACTACCCAAGGTTTTTCACTCCAAATGGAGATGGTTTTAATGATAATTGGCTTATAAAAAGTCTTGAAACCGAAAGTGATTACACAATTGATATTTTTGATAGATATGGGGTATTAATAAAACAACTAAATTCTCAAGATAATTTTTGGGATGGTACATTTAATGGATTTAAAATGAATTCTGATGATTATTGGTTTGTTTTAACACTTTTAAACGGAAATATGTATAGAGGTCATTTTGCTCTAAAGCGTTGA
- the hisS gene encoding histidine--tRNA ligase, which yields MAQKPSIPKGTRDFNPEEVAKRNYIFNTIKSKFERFGFMPIETPSFENSDTLMGKYGDEGDRLIFKILNSGDYLKKADQKAYDEKDSNKLTSSISEKALRYDLTVPFARYVVQHQNEIEFPFKRYQMQPVWRADRPQKGRFREFYQCDADVVGSNSLWQEVELVQLYDEVFTALKLVGATIKINNRKILSGIAEVIGASDKLIDFTVALDKLDKIGEEKVKEEMLCKGISPEGIAKLQPLFSLSGDFGTQVESLTSILSTSEEGKKGIEELQFINTAISELGLKSAILQLDVTLARGLNYYTGAIFEVAAPKVAMGSVGGGGRYDDLTGIFGMKDVSGVGISFGLDRIYLVIEELDLFPETITKSTEVLFINFGETEALYALKAINILRDKGVNAELYPDNAKMKKQMNYANKRNIPFVVIVGEKEVENNTFALKNMSTGEQESVNLNQLTDIFS from the coding sequence AAAACGAAACTATATTTTTAACACGATAAAGTCAAAATTTGAGCGTTTTGGATTTATGCCAATAGAAACACCAAGTTTTGAAAATTCAGACACTTTAATGGGTAAATATGGTGATGAAGGTGACCGTTTGATTTTTAAAATATTAAATAGTGGTGATTATCTTAAAAAAGCAGATCAAAAGGCTTACGACGAAAAAGACTCTAATAAATTAACGTCAAGTATTTCAGAAAAAGCCCTTCGTTATGATTTAACCGTACCATTTGCAAGATACGTGGTACAGCACCAAAACGAGATAGAATTTCCTTTTAAACGTTATCAAATGCAACCGGTTTGGCGTGCAGATAGACCACAAAAAGGACGTTTTAGAGAGTTTTATCAGTGTGATGCAGATGTAGTTGGTAGTAATAGTTTGTGGCAAGAGGTAGAACTAGTGCAACTTTACGACGAAGTTTTTACAGCTTTAAAATTAGTAGGCGCTACAATAAAAATTAACAATCGTAAAATTTTATCAGGTATTGCAGAAGTTATTGGTGCGAGCGATAAATTAATAGATTTTACGGTCGCATTAGATAAACTTGATAAAATAGGTGAGGAGAAGGTAAAAGAAGAAATGCTATGCAAAGGTATTAGTCCAGAAGGTATAGCAAAACTTCAACCTTTATTTTCGTTATCGGGAGATTTTGGAACTCAAGTAGAAAGTTTAACGTCAATTTTAAGTACTTCTGAAGAAGGAAAAAAAGGAATAGAAGAGCTTCAATTTATAAATACAGCAATTTCTGAGCTTGGTTTAAAATCGGCAATACTACAATTAGATGTTACTTTAGCTCGAGGATTAAATTACTATACTGGAGCAATTTTTGAAGTTGCAGCACCAAAGGTAGCAATGGGCTCTGTTGGTGGTGGCGGTAGATACGATGACCTAACAGGAATCTTCGGGATGAAGGATGTAAGTGGTGTAGGTATTAGTTTTGGGCTAGATCGTATTTATTTAGTGATAGAAGAGCTAGATTTATTTCCAGAAACAATTACAAAATCAACCGAAGTTTTATTTATCAATTTTGGTGAAACAGAAGCGCTATATGCATTAAAAGCTATTAACATTCTTAGAGATAAAGGTGTAAATGCTGAATTGTATCCTGATAATGCTAAAATGAAAAAGCAAATGAATTATGCCAACAAAAGAAATATTCCTTTCGTAGTAATAGTTGGAGAAAAAGAAGTGGAAAACAACACTTTTGCTTTAAAAAATATGTCAACAGGAGAACAGGAAAGTGTTAATTTAAATCAACTTACAGATATATTTAGTTAA